One region of Bacteroidales bacterium genomic DNA includes:
- a CDS encoding helix-turn-helix domain-containing protein encodes MYINNDDFDKWMEKLSKKLNEIGQDLKSLVNTTEIFDKDEKLLDNQDLAFLLKTSYRTLQRHRTSGKLPYFMIGHKTYYRASDVREFIRNHGNSGMMSELDKQT; translated from the coding sequence ATGTATATCAATAATGATGATTTTGACAAATGGATGGAGAAGCTATCCAAAAAACTGAATGAGATTGGTCAGGACTTAAAGTCACTGGTAAATACAACGGAAATATTCGATAAGGATGAAAAGCTATTGGACAATCAGGACTTGGCATTTCTGCTCAAAACCTCCTATCGTACACTCCAACGGCACAGGACAAGCGGCAAGCTTCCGTATTTTATGATCGGACACAAAACCTATTACCGGGCTTCCGATGTCAGGGAATTTATACGGAATCATGGCAACAGCGGTATGATGTCTGAACTGGACAAGCAAACGTAA
- a CDS encoding aminoglycoside phosphotransferase family protein, protein MHDYTMEKSKELSIVKELTNVNDDSRIAVNDIGWTSRVYIVDNGLFVFKFLKNREYKEELEHEINILKRIREYEFNVNIPLINHIGEDTAYIGFRGVAGKSMTTEIVRKLNEEQKRKIGTQIGLFLKKLHAIDYKGESPNDENSIIEWFQASFSKGKRTLEKYFNEKELNSIEELVTSLPQKSAKLGIEEVFCHGDLGYNNILLTDDFEVGIIDFGDAGNLDKSYDFIGIEDDTILDAAILMYGDNDVLREKVAVRRQLLPLMEMLFLIDRKEWDEVKICADKMRVNVIS, encoded by the coding sequence ATGCATGATTATACAATGGAAAAAAGCAAAGAATTATCAATAGTTAAAGAACTTACAAACGTAAATGATGACAGTCGCATTGCCGTAAATGACATTGGATGGACAAGCCGTGTTTATATCGTAGATAATGGGTTGTTTGTATTTAAATTCCTGAAAAACAGGGAGTATAAAGAGGAACTCGAACATGAGATAAACATATTGAAACGAATAAGGGAATACGAGTTTAATGTAAATATTCCTTTAATCAATCATATCGGTGAAGATACCGCTTACATTGGTTTTCGTGGTGTGGCAGGAAAGTCTATGACAACAGAAATCGTTCGTAAACTGAACGAAGAGCAAAAAAGAAAAATCGGCACTCAAATAGGCTTGTTCTTAAAAAAACTTCATGCTATTGATTACAAAGGTGAAAGCCCGAATGATGAAAACAGTATAATCGAATGGTTTCAAGCATCTTTCAGTAAGGGAAAGCGCACATTGGAAAAATATTTTAATGAAAAAGAACTCAATTCCATTGAAGAGCTTGTAACAAGTCTACCACAAAAATCGGCAAAGCTTGGTATAGAAGAAGTTTTTTGTCATGGAGATTTAGGTTATAATAATATTCTGTTAACCGATGATTTTGAGGTTGGCATAATAGATTTTGGCGATGCCGGAAATCTTGATAAATCGTATGATTTTATTGGAATTGAAGACGATACTATTTTGGATGCAGCAATATTAATGTATGGCGATAACGACGTTTTAAGGGAAAAAGTCGCCGTAAGACGACAATTGCTTCCGCTGATGGAAATGTTATTTCTGATTGACCGAAAAGAATGGGACGAAGTAAAAATATGTGCAGACAAAATGCGCGTTAATGTAATTTCCTAA